A genomic stretch from Globicephala melas chromosome Y, mGloMel1.2, whole genome shotgun sequence includes:
- the LOC132594647 gene encoding testis-specific Y-encoded protein 3-like — MRFSAPHRRGSWERFSPQRSVILVTEPVWCSAHVLSFQLPHLRRCPSSEPVRMGSVVREVGSVLALADGWGEEAAIFIGEVVRQCAALLEGEVARIMEVFWQPVEDMMEEVEVVPEKQQQQVVAEEQEEKPQEQGQEEPGPSPKSASLEALEALEVLQLQLEPVNRECSRQYFRLKLTTLRRRKPYLEHRSTIIQSIPGFWVKVFVNHPRMSAMISTQDKDMLSYMTNLKVEELADPSDYRKIMLFFRKNPYFQNEVVVKEYLIEATRYRASHLAPIQWHRHFEEEVYSRRHSNSSLNFFNWFSDHSCVGSSRIAEIIGEDLWTNPLRYYPREKGPTGTGHQEEDRLRKTGASDVKPGLQAPVKPRRSPWCAGRRGGRRRLGSDPEDTRPPCAPQATALPLRRLRVPNAAQQPGDESPGL, encoded by the exons ATGCGTTTCAGCGCTCCTCACCGCAGAGGCTCCTGGGAACGATTCAGTCCGCAGCGAAGCGTGATTCTAGTCACTGAGCCTGTGTGGTGCTCGGCCCACGTGCTGAGCTTCCAACTGCCGCACCTTCGCCGCTGCCCCAGCTCCGAGCCAGTCCGCATGGGCA GTGTGGTGCGGGAGGTGGGTAGCGTGCTGGCCCTAGCTGATGGATGGGGCGAGGAGGCCGCCATCTTTATCGGGGAGGTGGTGCGCCAATGCGCGGCCCTGTTGGAGGGAGAGGTGGCGCGGATCATGGAGGTGTTTTGGCAGCCTGTGGAGGACATGATGGAAGAGGTGGAGGTGGTGccggagaagcagcagcagcaggtggTGGCGGAAGAGCAGGAGGAGAAGCCCCAGGAGCAGGGGCAGGAAGAGCCAGGGCCGTCGCCTAAGAGCGCCTCGCTGGAGGCGCTGGAGGCTCTGGAGGTCTTGCAGTTACAGCTGGAGCCTGTGAATCGGGAGTGCAGCCGACAATACTTTCGTCTCAAGCTCACAACACTTCGGAGGCGGAAGCCTTATCTGGAACACAGAAGCACCATCATCcagagcatccctggcttctgggTCAAAGTT TTTGTGAACCACCCCCGGATGTCGGCCATGATTAGCACCCAAGATAAAGACATGCTTAGCTACATGACCAACTTGAAG GTGGAGGAGCTCGCAGATCCCAGTGATTACCGCAAGATCATGTTGTTTTTCCGGAAGAACCCCTATTTCCAGAATGAGGTGGTTGTTAAGGAGTATCTCATTGAGGCCACTA GATATAGGGCATCTCATCTCGCTCCAATTCAGTGGCACCGTCATTTTGAAGAGGAGGTGTATAGCCGCAGGCACAGCAACAGCAGCCTTAACTTCTTCAACTGGTTCTCTGACCACAGCTGTGTAGGATCTAGCAGGATTGCTG AGATCATCGGCGAGGACCTGTGGACCAATCCCCTGCGCTACTACCCGAGGGAGAAAGGCCCCACCGGGACAGGTCACCAAGAGGAGGACAG ACTTAGAAAAACCGGGGCCTCGGACGTGAAGCCAGGGCTGCAGGCGCCTGTCAAGCCCAGGCGGAGTCCCTGGTGTGCTGGGCGGCGCGGGGGCCGCAGGAGGCTCGGCTCTGACCCCGAGGACACCAGGCCGCCGTGTGCGCCTCAGgccacagccctgcccctccgTCGTCTCCGGGTCCCCAACGCCGCGCAGCAGCCAGGCGATGAGTCCCCAGGCCTCTGA